One Vicia villosa cultivar HV-30 ecotype Madison, WI linkage group LG5, Vvil1.0, whole genome shotgun sequence genomic window, GCAAATCTTTCATACAAAAAAGCAGCACCTTTGAATTGTGGCAAAACTAGCCATGCCACCAGAAATACTTTCGCAGTATAATAAATTGGTATCctacaaaaattttaatttatattttattaaaaataaattaagcctaaatataaatcaattaattattagtattttatataaattaattgaccaaaaattaattattttttttatttataatataatattctaaaatCTTACCACTCTAAGAGGGACGCAAGAACCATTTCCATAAGAGTGAGAAACGAATAAATGATCCAATAAGCAAGCCATTGTTCATCATCTACTTTAGATGTGCTCTCAATAGCTACAACAGAAGCATACCtatgataatataaattaaaaaaataattaatcaaagtttatgtaataaattaataatctaaGTGTGAAAATTATACTTACAAAGGATATAGTAACATCAACACTggcctgcaaaaataaaatacatgAATTAGTATTTCATTaacatcaaagaaattcaagaaacagAAGGGAAAAATAGAAGATTTTGTGTATATATATACCCAGCAATGGAATTAAGTTGGGTGAGAAAAACCCACAACTTGCTCATATTTTAGTGAgaaggaaaatgagagaaaataagGGTTAGAGATGAAAGGTTGTGAGACAAAGTAAAGTGAAACGTTGGAGAGTTTAAGAAAAGAAACAACAACGTTGGTAGGTACATGGAATAAAGAGGTAGTTTACATCTTACGTATATATATTGTTTGTAATTAAGAATAATAATATCtactttaatatttttatttatttattttatttgctaAACCTAGTTTCATTACATTGATGGGAACGTGACCACGTGAGAAAGAAGAAAGGAGAAAACATAGTATCAGATTCATTAAGAAACTTGTCATGCTTAATTAACGATTACTGATTATCTCATTAGTTTAATTCCATTAcatgctttatttttaattatttagtaatTTAAAAGATGGAtagacaaaataaatattttaaagttaGGTTagtaaatcaaaaataaaagaaaggttCTTTGCCCAATGTACACCACAAGAAGATCCCACTTGTGAAGATTTATGAGCAATATAAGATATCTGGTCGGTGACACATGTCACATCATGATATGTGAAATTAATGTGTTTCTTGATTTTGATGCATACCGACATCGAtaggattttttatttttttatgagccCGACATCACAAagtgttttatttgaattttgaataaaataaataattatttgaattgattttaataaaaataaaataggttttatatataatagttatatagaCCAAGatataataaataagtaaaatttaATCTCTTCCcgtcataaaataaataaataagtaaaaattaataatctgtttgtattttaaaaaaaacaacttttttaaaaaaataatattataaaaaacacTTATAATAAGAAAAAAGGAGTATTAATTGTGTAATGTAggttttgtttttatattataatttataaaaaaattctttaactAATATCTCTTTCAtattttaaagaataaaaatacgtaaaatttaagagaaaataaGTAAGGTATTCCTTCCGAGc contains:
- the LOC131608011 gene encoding HVA22-like protein e; the protein is MSKLWVFLTQLNSIAGPVLMLLYPLYASVVAIESTSKVDDEQWLAYWIIYSFLTLMEMVLASLLEWIPIYYTAKVFLVAWLVLPQFKGAAFLYERFARQHIRKYITPKKVSL